The Bacteroidales bacterium genomic sequence AATTTGCAATTAACTTACTAACAGCAAATTAATTCTTAAGTTGACGCGTATGCCTTACAGGGCTTAACTAAATTACATTTTTGCAACCCTGCCCTTCGGACAGGGCTATAATATTATTGCCTTTCAGGCAAGTTTGTCATTGTTAAGTTAGCGTATATGGGGCGTTGCCCTGTGCTATTGATTTCGCTCTTTCAGAACTTTTTTAACTTCGTAAAGTAGAATTAAACAAAACATTCATAGTTTTACTATGCTTATATATAAAAAAACTACTTTTTACGCCAAATACGTAAAAGTAGTGTAATCGTAAGATATAATATAATTGTAAATATTAACACCAAAGGGATAAACCAAATTCCTAATACTTCATTATATCCTTTATAATCTGCAACAAATCCAAAACTTTGAAATTCATTATTATTATAAAATAAACCTGTATTATTCGGGAAAACAATTTTGGCAATAAATAAAAAGATTGTTGAAAACAAAAATAAATATAGTAAGCCGAAAAATCCAAAAACAATACCGTTTTTTATATTTAATTTTATTGCTTGAAATACATGCTTCGGGTTAAAGGTTTTTGTTGCTTGACGTAATTTCTTATCAGCAATTAACGGTTTCAAAACTTCTTCCGGCATTCCTAAATTTTCTAATATATTCAATAATCCTTCAAGTTCATCTTCCCCTGTGTTTTTTTGCAAGCCTTCATATATATGACTGTTGAACTCCATAATTAAATCAGTTCTGTCTTCTTTTGATAATACAGTTGAACATCTTTCTATCCTTTTAAAATAGTCATTATATATTTTCTGTGCCGAAGTATTTTTAAAATCAATTCGTTTCATCTTTGTATTTTTTTTATTGATTCCTCCATTTTTTTCCAATATGTTTTCATTTCTGATAATGTATTATTTCCGATATTTGTCAGAGTATAATATTTTCTTGGTATTCCGGTTTCTTGCTCTACCCATTTTGAAGTAACCAAATTTTCTTTTTTTAGTCTGTTCAATAACGGATAAAGAGTTCCTTCTGCAATTTCTATTTTAGTGAATTTCTTGACTTGTTCTATTAAGTCATAACCATAATATTCGTGTCCTTTTAAAATATTGAGTACAATAAAAGTCAAGGTTCCTTTCTTCACTTGCGAAGTCCATTTATTTACAAATTCAGAATTCATGCTGCAAATATATAACAAAATACATAGCTATACAAGGCAATTATAGTTTTTTTTTATTTTAATGAATTTAAAAGATACTAATTGCTTTTTTTATTCTCTTTTTTTCGTCTATTTTTGTTTAATTATCCTTATTCAATAATTCAATTTTAAATATGAAAGACAAAACAAAACCTTTATTTCACTGGTATGTAGATTGTGCTTTCGGCAAAGAACTGGTATTTGCACTTTATACAAGACCTTGCAGATACGGAAGATGCGCCTTTTGCTCACTGCCGACTATGTCAGAAGGAGGAGATGCTGTATCTGCTGTTGATATTGAAGCTCAAATTGATTATATTATATCACATTATACTAAAGAACAAATTAATCAAATAGGCAAAGTTTCAATATACACGGCAAGTTCTGTGCTCGATCAAGAATGTTTACCTACAAGATCGTTAGTATATCTGGCATTGAAAGCAAGTAATTTTTCGAATTTACAAGTTTTGTCTTTGGAAACAAGACCCGAATATGTGGAAGACTGGGAATTGAAAGCATTAAAACATATGTTCAGCAATAAAGTTAAAATTGAAGTTGGTATAGGTTATGAAACACATGATCCGCATCTTCGTAATAAGGTGTTAAAAAAAGGATTAAGCATTGAAAAATTAAGGACACTTATGGCAATGCTGGCAGAAAATGATTGTTCTTTGAAAGCTTATATAATGTTAAAACCTCATTACAGTTTGAGTGAAGAGGAAGGAATTGTTGAAGCTGCTAACGGCGTTAAAGAATTATATGACTTAAGTAAAGAATTTAATGTTGAAACATCCTTACATTTAAATCCTACATATATTGCAAAGGATTGCAGTTTAACGGATAATATGATCAAATTTGGTTTTCAACCTCCTGAATTAAGCAGTGTAATTGAGGTGCTGAAATTTGCAAGAGATTTGGGTATGACAATTTATGCCGGATTAGACGATGAAGGAATGGCAATACAAGGAGGAACATTTCGATATACAGGATTAAATAAAGAAAAAGCCGTTAAATCAATACTTTCTTTTAATAATCATCAAGATTTTGAAAGGATGGTTGAAGAAGCAGATTATAATATGTGATATTCTACTGAGAATTTATGGTCCTGCCTGAAATTAATAAACAAAATAACAAATTTCAATGTTCAAAATACAAATATGGAAAATAAACCCTCAACTAATGTTCAATTCACGCCCTATGAAATATCATTTTGTTTATATGATATTGACAGAACATCTCAATGGAAGCAAGCTATTGAAGATGTGGTAAAAAAAGATGATGTTGTTGTTGATGCAGGAGCAGGAACAGGAATATTAGGCGTTTTTGCTGCTTTAGACGGAGCAAAACAAATATATTCCATTGAATTAAATCAAAGATTCTGTACTTTAATAAAACATCTTGCAGATAAAAACAATGTTAGTCATATAATAAAAGTGATACCGGGTGATGCCTCAAAAGTTGAATTACCAGAAAAGCCGGATGTTGTTATTTGTGAGTTACTTTGTACCGGACAATTTTTTGAGCCGCAAGTTCAAGTTATTAATCATTTACGTCAATATTTTAAACCTAAAACACAAATAATACCGAGCAAAATTGAATCCTATATTCAACTTTTGGATGCACATGAAATATTATACGGAGTAAGAATTGATACTGACAGCAGATCATTGATGTTGGCAGACGATGAACCTGTTTCTACAAAAGAAAGATATGATGTTATAGATCTTACAAATCCCGTAAAACCAAATGTTGATTCAACAGTTAAAGTAAGAGCAAGGAAAACAAGAATAGCTGATGCCGTTGTAATAACAAGCAAAGCTCA encodes the following:
- a CDS encoding DUF1700 domain-containing protein encodes the protein MKRIDFKNTSAQKIYNDYFKRIERCSTVLSKEDRTDLIMEFNSHIYEGLQKNTGEDELEGLLNILENLGMPEEVLKPLIADKKLRQATKTFNPKHVFQAIKLNIKNGIVFGFFGLLYLFLFSTIFLFIAKIVFPNNTGLFYNNNEFQSFGFVADYKGYNEVLGIWFIPLVLIFTIILYLTITLLLRIWRKK
- a CDS encoding PadR family transcriptional regulator, translating into MNSEFVNKWTSQVKKGTLTFIVLNILKGHEYYGYDLIEQVKKFTKIEIAEGTLYPLLNRLKKENLVTSKWVEQETGIPRKYYTLTNIGNNTLSEMKTYWKKMEESIKKIQR
- a CDS encoding 50S ribosomal protein L11 methyltransferase, whose amino-acid sequence is MENKPSTNVQFTPYEISFCLYDIDRTSQWKQAIEDVVKKDDVVVDAGAGTGILGVFAALDGAKQIYSIELNQRFCTLIKHLADKNNVSHIIKVIPGDASKVELPEKPDVVICELLCTGQFFEPQVQVINHLRQYFKPKTQIIPSKIESYIQLLDAHEILYGVRIDTDSRSLMLADDEPVSTKERYDVIDLTNPVKPNVDSTVKVRARKTRIADAVVITSKAQLSNSIETERTKFLYNPEVIYLKNPIELVKNKYYNIQISYPYGADTLDANIEVIPV